Within the bacterium genome, the region AAGTCTTGTGTCGTATTCGAAATCGCCCATGGAAGAAGGCTACGGAATCTGACATCGGGCTGCCGACGGTGATGAAGCTGGCTCGCCTCAAGGAGTTCGGAATCGAGAGTGAGTGGCTCCATGCGGCTGTGTTTCTCCGTTGCACTTGGGGATCTGGCCGGACACCTCTGTCACCGACCCGCATGTCTACCTGATAGGCCGCCGCGGAGGGCGACTGAAGCTCGCCATCGCAGAGCTTCAGTTCGTAACTCGCGAAGATGGATTTCCGGATCGGCGCGAAATGATCGCCTGGTTGGGGAAGACCCACGGCCTTCCATTCAAGAGGCTCCTGATCCGGTGGGACCGATGACGGCAACTCTCGGCAAGGGAGGATCCCGGCCCATCTCGATCAACGTGGCGCGGCTCCTGGAGACACGTCTCCTTCTCAATCTGGGCTTCTTCGAAGAGCGGCGAGAGCTCCAAGGCCCAAGGCGAATAGGGCATGCGTCGTCGGCTCGGGGACGGAAACGTAGGTCCGGAAAGCAATGTCGAGGGGCGCTAGGGGCAACGTACCCGGACGGAGAAGCGGCTCACCCGGGCCCGCCGGGTTGATGCAGCTGAGGGCAAGCCCGCAGGTCCACGTCGCATCTCCGGCGGCGTACACGCCGTCGGTCGCACCAAGCCCCAGTAGATCGGAGTCTCCGACGAGGTTGAACTTGAACTGCATCAAGTCGCCTGCCACCACTTGGAAGCCGAAGGGCGTCAGGTCAATGGCAACCAAGCCAGTCGGCCCTCCCGGTATCAGGCCGGAGACGCCGACATCGCCCATGTTCGGGAACGAGAGCTGCAGCGTGGCACCTTCTGCGGGGGCGTGGAGAACCCACACGTCAATCGCCACGAGCTGGCCGGTGCGCCCCACGGTGAAACTCTGGTCGGTCCACGAATTGGCGTCGGTCCAGACCTCGGCCGTGGGCGGCCAGGAGGATTGGTCGAGAATCGGCGCGGCAACGGCCGGGTCGGCGAGGCCGAGCGCGAGAACCAGGAC harbors:
- a CDS encoding PEP-CTERM sorting domain-containing protein, which codes for MPLRFVLVLALGLADPAVAAPILDQSSWPPTAEVWTDANSWTDQSFTVGRTGQLVAIDVWVLHAPAEGATLQLSFPNMGDVGVSGLIPGGPTGLVAIDLTPFGFQVVAGDLMQFKFNLVGDSDLLGLGATDGVYAAGDATWTCGLALSCINPAGPGEPLLRPGTLPLAPLDIAFRTYVSVPEPTTHALFALGLGALAALRRSPD